One window of the Archangium primigenium genome contains the following:
- a CDS encoding SDR family NAD(P)-dependent oxidoreductase, which yields MTPPTPAAPSTPPSRRLEGRVALVTGGGTGIGRAAALAFARQGARVALAGRREAELADTAHQIEAEGGTALALTADVSREADVAALVEATLRRLGGLDCAFNNAGIQGTFAPLLEQTEADFDQVVGINLKGAWLCMKHELLALRRRGTGGAIVNTSSWLSPGPVAGSSIYAASKAGLDAMTRAVAQEVGAQGIRVNNVNPGIIDTPMFRKTVPPGAEQPFVAATPAQRLGQPEDIGDVAVWLCTEEARFITGQSLLVDGGLTLAGFR from the coding sequence ATGACGCCCCCCACCCCCGCCGCGCCCTCCACCCCGCCCTCCCGCCGGCTCGAGGGCCGGGTCGCGCTCGTGACGGGCGGAGGCACCGGCATTGGCCGCGCCGCCGCCCTGGCCTTCGCCCGGCAGGGGGCCCGGGTCGCGCTGGCCGGCCGCCGCGAGGCGGAGCTCGCCGACACGGCGCACCAGATCGAGGCCGAGGGCGGCACCGCCCTGGCCCTGACGGCGGACGTCTCGCGCGAGGCGGACGTGGCGGCGCTCGTGGAGGCCACGCTCCGGCGCCTGGGTGGGCTGGACTGCGCCTTCAACAACGCGGGCATCCAGGGCACCTTCGCGCCCCTCCTGGAGCAGACCGAGGCCGACTTCGACCAGGTGGTCGGCATCAACCTCAAGGGCGCCTGGCTGTGCATGAAGCACGAGCTGCTCGCCCTGCGTCGTCGGGGCACGGGCGGCGCCATCGTCAACACCTCGTCCTGGCTGTCCCCGGGCCCCGTGGCGGGCTCCTCCATCTACGCCGCGAGCAAGGCGGGGCTGGACGCGATGACCCGCGCCGTGGCGCAGGAGGTGGGCGCCCAGGGCATCCGGGTCAACAACGTGAACCCGGGCATCATCGACACCCCCATGTTCCGCAAGACCGTCCCGCCCGGGGCCGAGCAGCCCTTCGTGGCCGCGACCCCGGCCCAGCGGCTCGGACAGCCCGAGGACATCGGGGACGTGGCGGTGTGGCTGTGCACCGAGGAGGCGCGCTTCATCACGGGCCAGTCGCTCCTGGTGGATGGCGGCCTGACCCTCGCCGGCTTCCGCTGA
- a CDS encoding TIGR04013 family B12-binding domain/radical SAM domain-containing protein, translating into MASSNKVALVLSYQYPGKYALTVLAGAVEADAVGQHVALRFPRDRESLLASVLECLDAGYQVAVAWSFYSASFPAAAEELAWLRERLGGREVLCLAGGVHATAETEQTLRAGFDLVGVGEGEVILLELLRRMVRGEEPRETRGWSRLVEGRLVPRGRGEGVVLDAYPPFAPGHAKYGAIEITRGCIYACRFCQTPFLNKARFRHRSVENIAHWVRVMRAAGKRDVRFITPTSMSYGTQDETMNLEAIDQMLGAVREAAGPEGRIFYGTFPSEVRPEHVTPEALVLLKRYVRNDNLIIGGQSGSERVLQEMHRGHDVETVVRAASLAVEHGFVPNVDFILGLPGESSEDIQATLALMRRLADLGAKVHGHTFMPLPGTPYRDAPPGAVDDDTRRELDRLASQGRLYGHWKQQVQLAQGIATRRQPRR; encoded by the coding sequence ATGGCTTCCTCGAACAAGGTCGCGCTCGTCCTGAGCTACCAGTACCCGGGCAAGTACGCCCTCACCGTGCTCGCGGGCGCGGTGGAGGCGGACGCGGTGGGCCAGCACGTGGCCCTGCGCTTTCCCCGGGACCGGGAGTCCTTGCTGGCCTCGGTGCTCGAGTGCCTCGACGCGGGCTACCAGGTGGCGGTGGCGTGGTCGTTCTACTCGGCGAGCTTCCCCGCGGCGGCCGAGGAGCTGGCGTGGCTGCGCGAGCGCCTGGGAGGCCGGGAGGTGCTGTGCCTCGCGGGCGGCGTGCACGCCACGGCGGAGACGGAGCAGACGCTCCGGGCGGGCTTCGACCTGGTGGGGGTGGGGGAGGGCGAGGTCATCCTGCTGGAGCTGTTGCGGCGGATGGTGCGCGGCGAGGAGCCCCGGGAGACGCGGGGCTGGTCGCGCCTGGTGGAGGGGCGCCTGGTGCCGCGTGGCCGGGGCGAGGGCGTGGTGCTGGACGCGTATCCGCCCTTCGCGCCGGGGCACGCGAAGTACGGGGCGATCGAGATCACCCGCGGGTGCATCTACGCGTGCCGCTTCTGCCAGACGCCCTTCTTGAACAAGGCGCGCTTCCGGCACCGGAGCGTGGAGAACATCGCGCACTGGGTGCGGGTGATGCGCGCGGCGGGCAAGCGGGACGTGCGCTTCATCACCCCCACGTCCATGTCCTACGGCACCCAGGACGAGACGATGAACCTGGAGGCCATCGACCAGATGCTGGGCGCGGTGCGCGAGGCGGCGGGACCCGAGGGGCGCATCTTCTACGGGACGTTCCCCTCGGAGGTGCGGCCCGAGCACGTGACGCCCGAGGCGCTCGTGCTGCTCAAGCGCTACGTGCGCAACGACAACCTCATCATCGGCGGGCAGTCGGGCAGCGAGCGCGTGCTCCAGGAGATGCACCGGGGCCACGACGTGGAGACGGTGGTGCGCGCGGCGAGCCTGGCGGTGGAGCACGGCTTCGTGCCCAACGTGGACTTCATCCTCGGCCTGCCCGGGGAGTCCTCCGAGGACATCCAGGCCACGCTCGCGCTGATGCGGCGGCTGGCGGACCTGGGCGCCAAGGTGCATGGGCATACCTTCATGCCGCTGCCGGGCACGCCCTACCGGGACGCGCCGCCGGGCGCGGTGGACGACGACACCCGGCGGGAGCTGGACCGCCTGGCGTCCCAGGGGCGGCTGTATGGCCATTGGAAGCAGCAGGTACAGCTCGCCCAGGGCATCGCCACCCGGCGTCAGCCCCGGCGGTGA
- a CDS encoding arginine N-succinyltransferase, producing the protein MLVLRDVQKTDLPGLKRLAAVLNTVNLPNNEEMLEAIIDTSVKSFSDKVKNPFEREYLFVLEDVRNEMLIGTSMIIAQHGTYEAPHIYYDVSEREHYSVSIGRHFRHKVLSIGYNYEGPTEIGGLVVDPPYRATPDKPGKQLSYARFLFMAMHKRSFRPRVLAELLPPLMPDGRSLLWEACGKKFTGLDYQEADRLSRQNKEFIKELFPSSDVYASLFPERVQKVLGEVGPNTQGVQRMLERVGFRYVERIDPFDGGPHFEANLADITLVRRYRSVKLAAEDFDMEGDDVLVGYERESGRNRFRAVRTTARLDDKTAYLPARAKELLQAPVGARLSVIPFD; encoded by the coding sequence ATGCTCGTCCTGCGCGATGTCCAGAAGACCGACCTGCCCGGGCTCAAACGGCTCGCCGCGGTGCTCAACACCGTCAACCTGCCCAACAACGAGGAGATGCTCGAGGCCATCATCGACACGTCGGTGAAGAGCTTCTCGGACAAGGTGAAGAACCCCTTCGAGCGGGAGTACCTCTTCGTCCTGGAGGACGTCCGCAACGAGATGCTCATCGGCACGTCGATGATCATCGCGCAGCACGGCACCTACGAGGCGCCGCACATCTACTACGACGTGTCCGAGCGCGAGCACTACTCGGTGAGCATCGGCCGGCACTTCCGGCACAAGGTGCTGTCCATCGGCTACAACTACGAGGGCCCCACGGAGATCGGCGGCCTGGTGGTGGACCCGCCCTACCGCGCCACGCCGGACAAGCCCGGCAAGCAGCTGTCCTACGCGCGCTTCCTCTTCATGGCCATGCACAAGCGCTCGTTCCGGCCGCGGGTGCTCGCCGAGCTGCTCCCGCCGCTCATGCCGGACGGGCGCAGCCTCTTGTGGGAGGCGTGCGGCAAGAAGTTCACCGGCCTGGACTACCAGGAGGCGGACCGGCTGAGCCGGCAGAACAAGGAGTTCATCAAGGAGCTGTTCCCCTCCTCGGACGTGTACGCGTCGCTCTTCCCCGAGCGCGTGCAGAAGGTGCTCGGCGAGGTGGGGCCCAACACCCAGGGCGTGCAGCGCATGCTCGAGCGCGTGGGCTTTCGCTACGTGGAGCGCATCGATCCGTTCGACGGCGGGCCGCACTTCGAGGCGAACCTGGCGGACATCACGCTCGTGCGCCGCTACCGCTCGGTGAAGCTCGCGGCCGAGGACTTCGACATGGAGGGGGATGACGTGCTCGTGGGCTACGAGCGCGAGTCGGGCCGCAACCGCTTCCGCGCGGTGCGCACCACGGCGCGCCTGGACGACAAGACGGCCTACCTGCCCGCGCGCGCCAAGGAGCTGCTCCAGGCCCCCGTGGGCGCGCGGCTGTCCGTCATCCCGTTCGACTAG
- the mug gene encoding G/U mismatch-specific DNA glycosylase, with product MPDVIAPGLKVLFCGINPSVYSAVVRHHFARPGNRFWPALHASGFTPRLFSPFEQEELLALGCGITNVVAQASVSADTLTAAEYAEGGRQLEARVRRYGPRFLAVLGIGAWRTAFQKPRAVLGPQPESLGGARVWVLPNPSGLNAHYRPVDLARLFRVFREAVESFPR from the coding sequence ATGCCGGATGTCATCGCGCCCGGCCTGAAGGTCCTCTTCTGCGGCATCAACCCGAGCGTGTACTCGGCCGTGGTGCGCCACCACTTCGCCCGGCCGGGCAACCGCTTCTGGCCCGCGCTGCATGCCTCGGGCTTCACGCCCCGCCTGTTCTCTCCCTTCGAGCAGGAGGAACTGCTCGCGCTCGGCTGCGGCATCACCAACGTCGTCGCCCAGGCCTCGGTGTCCGCGGACACGCTGACGGCCGCCGAGTACGCCGAGGGGGGACGCCAGCTGGAGGCCCGGGTGCGGCGCTACGGCCCACGCTTCCTGGCCGTGCTCGGCATCGGCGCCTGGCGCACGGCCTTCCAGAAGCCGCGCGCCGTGCTGGGCCCCCAGCCCGAGTCCCTGGGGGGCGCCCGCGTCTGGGTGCTCCCCAACCCGAGCGGCCTCAACGCCCACTACCGGCCCGTGGACCTGGCCCGGCTGTTCCGGGTCTTCCGCGAGGCGGTGGAGTCGTTCCCCAGGTAG
- a CDS encoding calcium-binding protein, with the protein MNPTPSTPPARTPTVNFERSGFDPAGAVRSTPALRDATPLARAGFDPNSRFEPAQPGASVPGLFDATPMNPVAQTFTQPLPALPENFESAFKVPKGQLTFDAEGMETRGAFFSRTPHHPTLGSGVTIGRGYDMKYRTSEQVVEHLTAAGVPQADAELLAQGAKLTGQDARDFVNRPDVAAIEISQSAQKNLFNTVYAEHEKDVLDISNSPSRLEAFGRVDWENLDPALLDVAVDLRFRGDYKPETRKDFQPLLVNNDLQGLKDLLSDEDKMLNDWKVPRDRFERRRDYVADAVAGAA; encoded by the coding sequence GTGAACCCGACGCCGAGCACGCCGCCCGCGCGCACGCCGACGGTGAACTTCGAGCGCAGCGGCTTCGATCCCGCCGGGGCCGTCCGCTCGACGCCGGCGCTCCGGGACGCCACGCCCCTGGCGCGGGCGGGCTTCGACCCGAACAGCCGCTTCGAGCCGGCACAGCCGGGCGCGTCGGTGCCGGGCCTCTTCGACGCCACGCCGATGAACCCGGTCGCCCAGACCTTCACCCAGCCCCTGCCCGCCCTCCCCGAGAACTTCGAGAGCGCCTTCAAGGTCCCCAAGGGCCAGCTCACGTTCGACGCGGAGGGCATGGAGACGCGGGGCGCGTTCTTCAGCCGCACGCCCCACCACCCCACCCTGGGGTCCGGGGTCACCATCGGCCGGGGCTACGACATGAAGTACCGCACTTCGGAGCAGGTGGTGGAGCACCTGACGGCCGCGGGCGTGCCCCAGGCGGATGCCGAGCTGCTGGCCCAGGGGGCGAAGCTGACGGGCCAGGATGCTCGGGACTTCGTCAACCGCCCCGACGTCGCGGCGATCGAGATCAGCCAGAGCGCGCAGAAGAACCTGTTCAACACGGTGTATGCCGAGCATGAGAAGGACGTGCTGGACATCTCCAATTCTCCCTCGCGGCTCGAGGCCTTCGGGCGCGTCGATTGGGAGAACCTGGACCCGGCGCTCCTGGACGTCGCGGTGGACCTGCGCTTCCGGGGTGACTACAAGCCGGAGACGCGCAAGGACTTCCAGCCGCTGCTCGTCAACAATGACCTCCAGGGCCTCAAGGATTTGCTCTCCGACGAGGACAAGATGCTCAACGACTGGAAGGTTCCGCGCGATCGCTTCGAGCGGCGCCGGGACTACGTGGCGGACGCCGTGGCTGGAGCGGCCTAG
- a CDS encoding S8 family serine peptidase, protein MRIPKKPMLAVACLALSACAPEASEQQPEALTPVVAGKFLRSPEAISGQYIVVLKDAEVGKAQVPMRAQALATRHGAAVTLTYAHALRGFVVRADERGARALAQEPEVDYVVEDGRAEAIGTQSGATWGLDRIDQRDRPLNGAYTYDTTGAGVHAYIIDSGILTTHADFGGRATGDFTAINDGRGAGDCNGHGTHVAGTVGGTTWGVAKNVRLHAVRVFDCTGSGSWSSVIAGVDWVTGNHVKPAVANMSLGGGANQAVDDAVRRSINAGVVYAVAAGNESTDACSRSPARTGEALTVGATDSSDTRASFSNYGACVDLFAPGVNITSASSSGGSTNMSGTSMASPHVAGAAALYLERVPGASPGAVTAALLTQASLGKVANPAASNRLLHSRVSASSSCGLLSGGASLLVGQSLGACAGTATLVHQSDGNVVIYDRLGALWSTGTAGRATSSFTMQADGNAVLYAPGNVPLWASRTAGHSGTRLWMQDDCNLVIYNANATPVWASGTSCR, encoded by the coding sequence ATGCGGATCCCGAAGAAGCCCATGCTGGCCGTTGCCTGTCTCGCCCTGTCGGCGTGCGCGCCGGAAGCCTCCGAGCAGCAGCCGGAGGCCCTCACCCCCGTCGTCGCCGGCAAGTTCCTGCGCTCGCCCGAGGCCATCTCCGGGCAGTACATCGTCGTGCTGAAGGACGCCGAGGTCGGCAAGGCGCAGGTGCCCATGCGGGCCCAGGCGCTGGCCACGCGCCACGGCGCGGCCGTCACCCTCACGTACGCCCACGCGCTGCGCGGCTTCGTGGTGCGCGCGGACGAGCGGGGCGCGCGGGCGCTCGCCCAGGAGCCGGAGGTCGACTACGTGGTGGAGGACGGACGGGCCGAGGCCATCGGCACCCAGTCCGGCGCCACCTGGGGCCTGGATCGCATCGACCAGCGCGACCGGCCGCTCAATGGCGCCTACACCTACGACACCACTGGCGCCGGGGTGCACGCCTACATCATCGACTCCGGCATCCTGACGACCCACGCGGACTTCGGGGGCCGGGCCACCGGGGACTTCACCGCCATCAATGACGGCCGGGGCGCGGGGGACTGCAACGGCCACGGCACGCACGTGGCGGGCACCGTGGGGGGCACCACCTGGGGCGTGGCCAAGAACGTCCGGCTGCACGCCGTGCGCGTCTTCGACTGCACGGGCTCGGGTTCCTGGTCGTCCGTCATCGCCGGCGTGGACTGGGTGACGGGCAACCACGTCAAGCCGGCGGTGGCCAACATGAGCCTGGGCGGTGGGGCCAACCAGGCGGTGGACGACGCCGTGCGCCGCTCCATCAACGCGGGGGTCGTCTACGCGGTGGCCGCGGGCAATGAGTCCACGGATGCCTGCTCGCGCTCGCCGGCGCGCACGGGCGAGGCCCTCACCGTGGGCGCCACCGACAGCTCGGACACGCGCGCGTCGTTCTCCAACTACGGCGCCTGCGTGGACCTGTTCGCGCCCGGTGTGAACATCACCTCGGCGTCCTCCTCGGGGGGCTCCACCAACATGAGTGGCACCTCCATGGCGTCTCCCCACGTGGCGGGCGCGGCTGCGCTCTACCTGGAGCGGGTGCCTGGCGCCTCGCCGGGCGCGGTGACCGCCGCGCTGCTCACCCAGGCGAGTCTCGGCAAGGTCGCCAACCCGGCCGCCTCCAACCGTCTGCTCCACAGCCGGGTGTCGGCCTCCTCGTCGTGTGGATTGCTCTCCGGAGGCGCGTCCCTCCTGGTGGGCCAGTCGCTCGGCGCCTGCGCCGGCACCGCCACGCTCGTTCACCAATCGGACGGCAACGTGGTCATCTACGACCGGTTGGGCGCCCTGTGGTCGACGGGCACCGCCGGGCGCGCGACCTCCTCCTTCACCATGCAGGCGGACGGCAATGCCGTGCTGTACGCGCCCGGGAACGTGCCCCTCTGGGCCTCCAGGACCGCGGGCCATTCGGGCACCCGTCTGTGGATGCAGGACGACTGCAACCTCGTCATCTACAACGCGAACGCCACCCCGGTGTGGGCCAGCGGCACCTCCTGCCGCTAG
- a CDS encoding transglutaminase domain-containing protein, with amino-acid sequence MAPMGDRGRTVPRLAARFLLRARAGRPTAGVVAVLLAWTTHAGELSGEDRFVFSWRGIPLGTVTLAFAPEARRFLYTSRHVHTRGGHVGQRTREVALVLDAKGRVEGRGSVPQTWWLWRGPPAPGCVTGREELSGREGPHCVTGAREGHVEGTMLGQAFTADYDARGRLREVVVGASRFVAVAPGTRTRPPPDLFVEGVAVEGGTRGALRFEPAWPLVARPAWVTDWRADEARALAAEVHAAFAEKAPGAADWSDTGEGEGGACLAHAARFAARAAQRGRRVALVQGLLVVDGGPGRPHAWVRVGLAGGRTLDLDPTSLDAVRPDTHLPLALAEPGTPAVEAGERWLALLRGEHRVVRAGP; translated from the coding sequence TTGGCGCCCATGGGAGACCGAGGCCGCACCGTACCTCGCCTCGCCGCGCGGTTCCTCCTCCGTGCTCGCGCGGGCCGCCCCACCGCCGGGGTTGTCGCGGTATTACTCGCTTGGACGACCCACGCGGGCGAGCTTTCCGGGGAGGACCGTTTCGTCTTCTCCTGGCGGGGCATTCCGCTCGGCACCGTCACCCTGGCCTTCGCCCCGGAGGCGCGGCGTTTCCTCTACACGTCCCGGCACGTGCACACCCGCGGTGGACACGTGGGGCAGCGCACCCGGGAGGTGGCGCTGGTGCTGGACGCGAAGGGGCGGGTGGAGGGGCGCGGGAGCGTGCCCCAGACGTGGTGGTTGTGGCGGGGGCCGCCGGCGCCGGGCTGTGTCACCGGCCGCGAGGAGCTGTCCGGCCGCGAGGGGCCGCACTGTGTCACCGGGGCACGCGAGGGCCACGTGGAGGGCACCATGCTCGGGCAGGCCTTCACGGCGGACTACGACGCGCGGGGTCGGCTGCGGGAGGTGGTGGTGGGCGCGTCGCGCTTCGTGGCGGTGGCGCCGGGCACGCGGACGCGGCCGCCGCCGGACCTCTTCGTGGAGGGGGTGGCCGTGGAGGGCGGCACGCGAGGCGCGCTGCGCTTCGAGCCCGCCTGGCCCCTGGTGGCGCGGCCCGCGTGGGTGACGGACTGGCGGGCGGACGAGGCGCGGGCGCTCGCGGCCGAGGTCCACGCGGCCTTCGCGGAGAAGGCGCCCGGCGCGGCGGACTGGAGTGACACGGGCGAGGGCGAGGGCGGCGCGTGTCTGGCCCACGCGGCGCGCTTCGCGGCCCGGGCGGCCCAGCGGGGGCGGCGCGTGGCGCTCGTGCAGGGCCTGCTCGTGGTGGACGGGGGCCCGGGCCGGCCCCATGCCTGGGTGCGCGTGGGCCTCGCCGGCGGGCGGACCCTGGACCTGGATCCCACCTCGCTGGACGCCGTGCGCCCGGACACGCACCTGCCGCTCGCCCTGGCCGAGCCGGGCACGCCGGCGGTGGAGGCCGGAGAGCGCTGGCTCGCGCTGCTCCGGGGCGAGCACCGCGTGGTGCGCGCGGGCCCCTAG
- a CDS encoding peptidylprolyl isomerase, which yields MADIKDPENTLILETTKGKVIIEMRPDVAPGHVARIKELAREGAYDGVVFHRVIDGFMAQTGDVEYGKSTGPKFDARRAGMGGSSKSDLKAEFNNEKHVRGACSMARTNDPHTANSQFFIVFGNATFLDKQYTYWGKVIEGMENVDKIKRGEPVVDPDKIVSAKVAADVQG from the coding sequence ATGGCGGACATCAAGGATCCCGAGAACACCCTCATCCTGGAGACGACGAAGGGCAAGGTCATCATCGAGATGCGCCCGGACGTCGCCCCCGGCCACGTGGCCCGCATCAAGGAGCTGGCGCGCGAGGGCGCCTATGACGGCGTGGTCTTCCACCGCGTGATCGACGGCTTCATGGCCCAGACCGGCGACGTGGAGTACGGCAAGTCCACCGGCCCCAAGTTCGATGCGCGGCGCGCGGGCATGGGCGGCTCGTCCAAGAGCGACCTGAAGGCCGAGTTCAACAACGAGAAGCACGTGCGCGGCGCCTGCTCCATGGCGCGCACGAACGATCCGCACACGGCCAACTCGCAGTTCTTCATCGTCTTCGGCAACGCGACCTTCCTGGACAAGCAGTACACGTACTGGGGCAAGGTCATCGAGGGCATGGAGAACGTGGACAAGATCAAGCGCGGCGAGCCCGTGGTGGACCCGGACAAGATCGTGTCCGCGAAGGTCGCCGCCGACGTCCAGGGCTGA
- a CDS encoding polysaccharide lyase: MPLRRLLLSLLTVLLPVSSWAGVVWRGDFETGNIGQYTSTQRVSADRLQVVQAAGATPDSRYVLKATVRQGDNPINASGNRNELVYMGKEREGSEYYYRWQVKFAPDYPSANTWQVFTQWHHEGCCGSPPVEFFVKGEEIRLTLTNTTTPWKTKLVRGEWQDFIFHVKWSSSASVGFVELWHNGKLVLSKLKHATMYPNDGIYLKLGLYRSDTVQPVGVVYHDGFTQATAWEDVKPADPTPVPVPPAEPTPAEPDAGTPPAPDAGEPEADAGAPSTEPSPIVDSTSPSPVVDTPPAHTPSVEAIGPHVGCTSAGGPLGALGLLGLGGLLRRSRRR; this comes from the coding sequence GTGCCTTTGAGAAGACTCCTGCTTTCTTTGCTCACCGTGCTGTTGCCAGTCTCGTCGTGGGCGGGTGTGGTCTGGCGGGGGGACTTCGAGACCGGCAACATCGGGCAGTACACGAGCACCCAGCGCGTCAGCGCGGACCGGCTGCAAGTCGTTCAGGCCGCGGGCGCCACCCCCGACAGCCGCTACGTGCTCAAGGCCACGGTGCGCCAGGGAGACAATCCCATCAACGCCAGTGGCAACCGCAACGAGCTCGTCTACATGGGCAAGGAGCGGGAAGGGTCCGAGTATTACTATCGCTGGCAGGTGAAGTTCGCGCCGGACTACCCCAGCGCGAACACCTGGCAGGTCTTCACCCAATGGCATCACGAGGGCTGCTGTGGCTCACCGCCCGTGGAGTTCTTCGTCAAGGGCGAGGAGATCCGCCTCACGCTCACCAACACCACGACGCCGTGGAAGACGAAGCTCGTGCGCGGCGAGTGGCAGGACTTCATCTTCCACGTGAAGTGGTCGTCGAGCGCGTCCGTGGGCTTCGTGGAGCTGTGGCACAACGGCAAGCTCGTGCTGTCCAAGCTCAAGCACGCCACGATGTACCCGAACGACGGCATCTACCTGAAGCTGGGCCTGTACCGCAGCGACACCGTGCAGCCGGTGGGCGTCGTGTACCACGACGGTTTCACCCAGGCGACGGCGTGGGAGGACGTGAAGCCCGCGGACCCCACGCCCGTGCCCGTGCCGCCCGCGGAGCCGACGCCCGCGGAGCCCGACGCGGGCACGCCTCCGGCCCCCGACGCGGGTGAGCCCGAGGCCGACGCGGGCGCTCCCTCCACCGAGCCGTCGCCCATCGTGGACTCCACCTCCCCCTCGCCCGTCGTGGACACGCCGCCGGCCCACACGCCCTCCGTCGAGGCCATCGGCCCGCACGTGGGCTGCACCAGCGCGGGTGGCCCGCTCGGCGCCCTGGGCCTGCTGGGGCTCGGGGGCCTGCTGCGCCGCTCGCGACGCCGGTAG
- a CDS encoding LysR substrate-binding domain-containing protein: MKGSEFAELAAFVAVAQERNFRRAAARLGLMPSTVSHSLRALETRLGVRLLNRTTRSVSPTAAGEQLLSQLAPAFGDISRAVETVNDFRGKPTGTVRLNMPRLVALGVLAPRFGEFTRTYPDVTLEVTVEDALVDIVGRRFDAGIRLGENVGQDMVAVRVTPDQRLAIVGSPAYFRERAPPRGPLDLKDHRCVGYRLSTGALVRWEFERGEEKHTVAVNGPLVLEDSELMRRAALDGVGLICTMESHVTEELREGRLVRVLEDWCPPFPGFFLYYPSRRHVPAALRALIDMLKV; encoded by the coding sequence ATGAAGGGATCCGAGTTCGCCGAGCTGGCCGCGTTCGTCGCCGTCGCGCAGGAGCGCAACTTCCGGCGGGCGGCGGCGCGGCTGGGGCTGATGCCGTCGACGGTGAGCCACTCCCTGCGGGCGCTGGAGACGCGGCTCGGGGTGCGCCTGCTCAACCGGACGACCCGAAGCGTGTCGCCCACGGCGGCCGGGGAGCAGCTGTTGAGCCAGCTCGCGCCGGCCTTCGGGGACATCTCGCGCGCGGTGGAGACGGTGAACGACTTCCGGGGCAAGCCCACGGGCACGGTGCGGCTCAACATGCCCCGCCTGGTGGCCCTGGGGGTCCTGGCGCCGCGCTTCGGCGAGTTCACCCGGACCTACCCCGACGTCACGCTGGAGGTGACGGTGGAGGACGCCCTGGTGGACATCGTCGGCCGGCGCTTCGATGCCGGCATCCGGCTGGGCGAGAACGTGGGCCAGGACATGGTCGCGGTGCGCGTCACGCCCGACCAGCGTCTGGCCATCGTGGGCTCCCCCGCGTACTTCCGCGAGCGCGCGCCGCCGCGCGGACCGCTGGACCTCAAGGACCACCGGTGCGTGGGCTACCGCCTGTCCACGGGAGCGCTCGTGCGCTGGGAGTTCGAGCGGGGCGAGGAGAAGCACACCGTGGCGGTGAACGGGCCGCTGGTGCTCGAGGACTCGGAGCTCATGCGGCGGGCGGCCCTGGATGGCGTGGGGCTCATCTGCACCATGGAGAGCCATGTCACGGAGGAGCTGCGCGAGGGGCGGCTCGTGCGGGTGCTCGAGGACTGGTGCCCCCCGTTCCCGGGCTTCTTCCTGTACTACCCGAGCCGCCGGCACGTCCCGGCCGCGCTCCGGGCCTTGATCGACATGCTCAAGGTCTGA